The Parcubacteria group bacterium genome contains a region encoding:
- a CDS encoding lytic transglycosylase domain-containing protein, with amino-acid sequence MVLKKVFFAIMSTCFLIGLPTSVSAAGVILVNCGRKGQNACTICDLIYGIHGVIKFLVEVIGIAGIVVITVAGIIYIVSVGDSGMTSLAKSAVKNTLIGVMVMLFAFISITFILNNVFQNESSDLKLSQNYLTGLGSNAWNFSCEAKSSGTTTTPGTTTPGTTTPGTTDPGTTDPGGTDKGDLGTLSKNCDKYDSSFNSAANGNKDTACLLKGIAMTESGCNQNVGSSSAGSVGLMQIKPENAGGANLNDADASIKRAAELLKSNQSQINNYSYFNASDGTGLGTSKESFPDGKSYYSGNDDLIASYNGGGGTKASAGKLGPFAESEGCKGRAGYPDRMPAWQCQYYKDGTIEGATSDPGKQGYKETRDYVQKVQNYQKQCLGG; translated from the coding sequence ATGGTTCTCAAAAAAGTCTTCTTTGCGATCATGAGCACCTGCTTCCTCATTGGTCTGCCGACCAGTGTATCTGCGGCAGGCGTTATTCTCGTCAATTGCGGTCGCAAAGGTCAAAATGCATGCACCATCTGTGATCTCATCTACGGCATTCACGGCGTCATCAAATTTCTCGTTGAAGTGATCGGCATCGCCGGTATTGTCGTCATTACTGTTGCCGGCATCATCTATATCGTTTCCGTCGGAGATTCCGGCATGACATCACTGGCCAAATCCGCGGTAAAAAACACGCTCATCGGTGTCATGGTCATGCTCTTTGCATTCATCTCGATCACATTCATCCTCAATAATGTTTTTCAAAATGAATCATCGGATCTTAAACTATCTCAAAATTATTTGACTGGCTTGGGGAGTAATGCATGGAATTTTAGTTGTGAAGCAAAATCGTCGGGCACTACGACAACACCGGGCACAACAACACCAGGTACGACAACGCCTGGTACGACTGACCCCGGAACCACAGATCCAGGTGGCACTGATAAAGGGGATTTAGGAACATTGTCTAAAAATTGTGATAAATATGACAGCTCTTTTAATAGTGCGGCAAACGGAAATAAAGACACGGCGTGTCTTTTGAAAGGTATAGCAATGACAGAAAGCGGGTGTAATCAAAATGTTGGCAGTAGTTCAGCTGGATCGGTGGGCTTGATGCAAATCAAGCCTGAAAATGCCGGTGGTGCAAATTTGAATGATGCAGACGCAAGTATCAAGAGGGCAGCAGAACTATTAAAATCAAACCAAAGTCAGATCAATAATTATTCGTATTTTAATGCAAGTGATGGTACGGGATTGGGCACGTCAAAAGAGTCATTTCCGGATGGGAAATCATATTATTCGGGTAATGATGATCTCATTGCATCCTATAATGGCGGGGGTGGGACAAAGGCAAGCGCGGGAAAACTTGGACCATTTGCCGAATCGGAAGGATGCAAAGGTCGCGCAGGCTATCCGGATCGTATGCCGGCATGGCAATGTCAATATTATAAAGACGGGACAATTGAAGGTGCAACAAGCGATCCGGGTAAACAAGGCTATAAAGAAACACGTGATTACGT